Proteins from a single region of Amphiura filiformis unplaced genomic scaffold, Afil_fr2py scaffold_206, whole genome shotgun sequence:
- the LOC140145300 gene encoding uncharacterized protein, whose amino-acid sequence MRPKRPSSKALTALPASKQRPIVAPPPIQTQPVEQATSRTPSVSSPISLQSSPPPISLPILSSPISATLPEEQQEPMLQASQFYPMLQQQSVIQQLPNVSAAQMLTSAQIQPQRIVHSPTSQISRLMPVSSLDVRPKSPMNLMSMSIPSSVIERPSSDPPVKFTVGDDDIPSMPNSGSNSRTNSRLSSPMMKPMETVHQLPAAYSSLPAQPVTHSMRPKRPSSKALTALPASKQRPIVAPPSPPSIQTQPVGQATSRTPSVSSPISLQSSPPPISLPISPLISATLPEEQQEPMLQASQFYPMLQQQSVIQQPPNVSAAQMLSSVTSAQIQPWRIVHPPTSQISRLMTVSSVEVRPKSPMNLMSMSIPSSVIERPSLDPPVKFMVGDESDDDIPFAPNSGSNSRNNSRLSSPMMKPMETATSRTPNVSSPISLQSSPPPISLPILSSPISATLPEEQQEPMLQASQFYPMLQQQSVIQQLPNVSAAQMISSVTSAQIQPQRIAHSPTSQITRLMPVSSVDVRPKSPMNLMSMSIPSSVIERPSSDPPVKFMVGDDDIPSAPNSGSNSRTNSRLSSPMMKPMETGTSKQDAYRRRVKCAYCGKNFANNGQVQVHERIHTGEKPFRCGVCTKVFTQESHLKRHKRIHTGEKPFRCSVCTKVFTQESHLKRHKIIHTGEKIYTCNLCKKNFHRKDGLTEHERTHTGENPYKCNICNKTFKSKSNLTRHQRLHTGANK is encoded by the exons ATGAGGCCTAAGAGGCCTAGCAGCAAAGCCTTAACAGCCTTACCAGCCAGCAAACAAAGACCTATTGTTGCACCTCCACCCATACAAACACAACCTGTGGAACAAG CTACATCAAGAACACCCAGTGTGAGTTCTCCAATCAGTCTTCAATCATCGCCCCCACCAATAAGTCTTCCAATATTATCCTCACCTATTTCTGCAACACTCCCTGAGGAACAACAGGAGCCAATGCTACAGGCGTCACAATTTTACCCTATGTTGCAACAACAGAGTGTTATACAGCAACTACCAAATGTATCTGCTGCTCAGATGCTAACAAGTGCGCAAATTCAGCCTCAGAGAATCGTGCATTCACCAACGTCCCAGATTTCACGCTTGATGCCAGTGTCATCCCTAGATGTCCGGCCCAAATCTCCTATGAATCTGATGAGCATGAGCATCCCATCATCGGTGATCGAGCGACCATCTTCAGATCCACCGGTGAAATTTACGGTTGGAGATGATGACATTCCATCGATGCCAAATAGTGGCTCCAATAGCCGGACCAACAGTAGACTGAGTAGTCCAATGATGAAGCCAATGGAAACAG TGCATCAACTTCCAGCAGCTTATTCCAGTTTACCTGCACAGCCTGTGACTCATAGTATGAGGCCTAAGAGGCCTAGCAGCAAAGCCTTAACAGCCTTACCAGCCAGCAAACAAAGACCTATTGTTGCACCTCCAAGTCCTCCATCCATACAAACACAACCTGTGGGACAAG CTACATCAAGAACACCCAGCGTGAGTTCTCCAATCAGTCTTCAATCATCGCCCCCACCAATAAGTCTTCCAATATCCCCACTCATTTCTGCAACTCTACCAGAAGAACAACAGGAGCCAATGCTACAGGCGTCACAATTTTACCCTATGTTGCAGCAGCAGAGTGTTATACAGCAACCACCAAATGTATCTGCTGCTCAGATGCTATCATCGGTAACAAGTGCGCAAATTCAGCCCTGGAGAATCGTGCATCCACCCACGTCCCAGATTTCACGCTTGATGACAGTGTCATCCGTAGAAGTCCGGCCCAAATCACCTATGAATCTGATGAGCATGAGCATCCCATCATCGGTGATCGAGCGACCGTCTTTGGATCCGCCAGTGAAGTTTATGGTTGGAGATGAATCAGATGATGACATTCCATTTGCGCCAAATAGTGGCTCAAATAGCCGGAACAACAGTAGACTGAGTAGTCCAATGATGAAGCCAATGGAAACAG CTACATCAAGAACACCCAATGTGAGTTCTCCAATCAGTCTTCAATCATCACCCCCACCAATAAGTCTTCCAATATTATCCTCACCCATTTCTGCAACACTCCCTGAGGAACAACAGGAGCCAATGCTACAGGCGTCACAATTTTACCCTATGTTGCAGCAACAGAGTGTTATACAGCAACTACCAAATGTATCTGCTGCTCAGATGATATCATCGGTAACAAGTGCGCAAATTCAGCCTCAGAGAATCGCGCATTCACCAACGTCCCAGATTACACGTTTGATGCCAGTGTCATCCGTAGATGTCCGGCCCAAATCACCTATGAATCTGATGAGCATGAGCATCCCATCATCGGTGATCGAGCGACCATCTTCAGATCCACCAGTGAAATTTATGGTTGGAGATGATGACATTCCATCCGCGCCAAATAGTGGCTCCAATAGCCGGACCAACAGTAGACTGAGTAGTCCAATGATGAAGCCAATGGAAACAG GTACATCTAAACAGGACGCATACAGGAGGAGAGTTAAGTGCGCATACTGTGGGAAGAATTTTGCCAATAATGGGCAAGTTCAGgttcatgaaaggattcatacaggagagaaaccattCAGGTGCGGTGTATGCACCAAAGTATTCACACAGGAGAGCCATTTGAAAAGACACAAaaggattcatacaggagagaaaccattCAGGTGCAGTGTATGCACCAAAGTATTCACACAGGAGAGCCATTTGAAAAGACACAAaataattcatacaggagagaaaatatatacatgtaatttgtGCAAAAAAAACTTTCACAGAAAAGATGGTCTCACAGAACATGAAAGAACTCACACAGGAGAAAACCCATACAAATGCAACATATGTAACAAAACATTTAAAAGTAAAAGCAACTTAACAAGACATCAGAGACTGCATACAGGTGCCAACAAATAA